A region from the Mercenaria mercenaria strain notata chromosome 7, MADL_Memer_1, whole genome shotgun sequence genome encodes:
- the LOC123555659 gene encoding uncharacterized protein LOC123555659, producing the protein MAKSGKLNSVKDSSDDAVDGRKEQILCQPCSRKDLQTTADVFCSECNELQCNECLKAHTVYAFMNNHKLVNATKVKSKSSSFDMKGMDNCEQHDKLLKFFCEDENQLCCSTCAIVDHRKCNSVVEVPKIAGKLSSADFELKRKLEELKSKAGMIVKHTDSSTEQLSKDIKAIFMEIKRMRGDINKMFDDLEVYVTKETDVFQAEVVNYLAKKRSSGEKYIADVTKSLEFADTAFENGTLSQQFIVEKILKKQANELYRDLDNECQNLQIATVSFQFDETLKLPPLTISACIPGKLTLKYTLPEAKGSVAPVDPNVKLTKITSIKLKKTGDDAGEPHYSGLDFLPDGRLVAVDNNNKKCLIYDEKLQRVGSYQLSYSPQSVVVVSEDEVAITSGKRYKVDFLRVSKFNEITLIRTCKVKTQYASICLKDERHYVVGTIDEARPVRIVSRSGEEKDFSISFPNKKYSNDTCACSYIRNTEKIILSDKHEHTVYIYDVATNTKVVVKDDLIKNPRGVAAGPSGWFLVCCENTNSIVQISQTGRILSSFKLDMYYPLRVCVSKDQSILAVSNGCVGKIKLQLFKLTGS; encoded by the coding sequence ATGGCGAAAAGTGGTAAATTGAATTCAGTTAAAGACAGCTCTGACGATGCTGTTGATGGGCGCAAAGAACAAATATTatgtcagccatgttcaagaAAGGATTTACAAACGACGGCTGATGTGTTTTGTTCAGAATGTAACGAACTTCAATGCAATGAATGTTTAAAGGCACATACAGTTTATGCATTTATGAACAATCACAAGTTAGTGAATGCGACAAAAGTAAAGTCGAAATCATCATCTTTCGATATGAAAGGAATGGACAATTGTGAACAGCATGATAAGTTATTGAAATTTTTCTGTGAAGACGAGAACCAGCTTTGCTGCAGCACATGTGCTATAGTGGATCACCGAAAATGCAATAGCGTCGTAGAAGTACCGAAAATCGCCGGGAAATTGAGTTCTGCTGATTTCGAATTAAAGCGAAAATTGGAAGAATTAAAATCAAAGGCGGGGATGATTGTTAAACACACTGACTCATCAACAGAACAACTCAGTAAAGATATCAAAGCAATATTTATGGAGATTAAAAGAATGCGAGGTGACATAAATAAAATGTTCGACGACTTGGAAGTTTACGTTACCAAAGAAACTGACGTATTTCAGGCTGAAGTAGTTAATTATCTAGCAAAGAAACGATCCAGTGGTGAGAAATATATCGCTGATGTTACAAAATCACTGGAATTTGCAGATACAGCTTTTGAGAATGGAACGCTATCACAACAGTTTATAGTAGAAAAGATATTGAAAAAACAGGCCAATGAACTTTACAGGGACTTGGATAATGAATGTCAAAATTTACAGATTGCTACCGTTTCCTTTCAATTTGATGAAACATTAAAGTTGCCACCACTTACTATTTCTGCATGCATTCCAGGAAAGCTCACATTGAAATACACCCTGCCCGAAGCTAAGGGATCTGTCGCACCAGTAGATCCAAACGTTAAGTTAACGAAGATTACTTCAATTAAATTGAAGAAGACTGGAGATGATGCCGGCGAACCACACTACTCAGGACTAGATTTCCTGCCGGATGGAAGACTGGTTGCCGTGGATAATAACAACAAGAAATGCTTGATTTACGATGAGAAGCTTCAGAGAGTAGGATCATATCAGTTATCGTATTCACCACAGAGTGTAGTTGTTGTATCTGAGGACGAAGTAGCGATAACAAGTGGGAAAAGATATAAGGTAGACTTTCTACGTGTCagtaaatttaatgaaattacttTGATTAGGACATGTAAAGTTAAGACACAGTATGCTTCTATATGTCTGAAAGATGAGAGACATTATGTTGTTGGAACTATAGATGAAGCAAGACCTGTTCGTATTGTATCAAGGTCAGGAGAAGAGAAAGATTTCAGCATCAGCTTTCCCAATAAGAAGTATTCTAATGACACTTGTGCATGCAGTTATATAAGGAATACTGAGAAGATAATACTAAGCGATAAACACGAGCATACTGTTTATATATATGACGTTGCGACCAACACCAAAGTCGTTGTCAAGGATGACCTGATCAAGAATCCACGTGGTGTAGCAGCAGGTCCATCAGGCTGGTTCCTGGTTTGCTGTGAAAATACAAATTCAATTGTACAGATCTCGCAAACAGGTCGGATCTTATCGTCGTTTAAGTTAGATATGTACTATCCACTCAGAGTCTGTGTTTCAAAAGATCAATCTATACTTGCTGTTTCAAATGGCTGTGTGGGTAAAATAAAGTTACAGTTGTTTAAACTTACAGGTTCATAG